GGAGAAGATGAGGAGCTCTGGGGCCTTGTAGGATTGTTGCACGACATAGACTATGACTATGTAAATAGAGATATGAGTAGACATGGCTTGGAAGCATTAAATATTCTGAAAAACGTTTTACCTGAAGATGCTTTACAGGCTATTGCAGGTCATAATGAACATAATGGCTTTGTAGTAACAAGTGAGAAAGCTAAGAAGCTTCTACATGCCCTAAGAGCGGCAGATCATACCGCAGGTTTAATAGTTGCAACTGCATTGGTTATGCCAGGAAAGAGAATTTCTGAAGTGAAATTAAATACGCTTATGAGGAAGTTTAGGTCAAAAGACTTTGCTAGAGGGGTGGATAGAAGTAGGATAATGGAGGTGCAACAACTGGGGTTAGGCGTAGA
Above is a genomic segment from Ignisphaera cupida containing:
- a CDS encoding HD domain-containing protein, whose translation is MISRTEALNLLRKYLVDEKMIKHCIAVESIMRSLARMLGEDEELWGLVGLLHDIDYDYVNRDMSRHGLEALNILKNVLPEDALQAIAGHNEHNGFVVTSEKAKKLLHALRAADHTAGLIVATALVMPGKRISEVKLNTLMRKFRSKDFARGVDRSRIMEVQQLGLGVEELLKLALESLKNVAQELEL